CTGCGAGAGCGGGAACAGCATGGGGTGAAGCTGTCGTTTCGTGCGTGCTCTGTGGCGTTCATGAACTGATCTCGATGATCAGGCTCACCTGCCAGTACTCGAGTGACACAGGCTCCGCAAATGCCTTGCTCACAGGAGGTTTCAATTTCCACATCGTGCTCAAGCAGCGCTTCAAGTGCGGACTTTTGCGCGGGAACTTGAATTACACGTCCCGAGCGGGATAGCTCAATTTCAAATGGCTGATCCCCTTCGAGAACTTGCGACGGAGCAGCAAAGTCTTCTCGATGAATGTTCTCATCACTCCATCCAGAAACTTTCGCAGTAGATTGAATGTGTGACATGAAGCCGGACGGGCCACATACGTAGAGCTGGTCGCCTTGCGCCGGATTCGCGAGGATCCGTGCGGCATCTAAACGTTGCTCGGATGGGCCATCGTCGACATGAACGTGGACATAATTAGCGAAGGGGGCTTCGTTCAGGATCCCAATGAACGCCAGCCGTTCAATGGATCGGCCGCAGTAATGAAGCTCAAAGCGCTTTCCCTCTGCGACTAAGGTGTGGGCCATCGCAAGAATCGGAGTGATCCCAATGCCTCCGGCAAATAAGACATAACGGTCACCAGTGAGATCTAGATCGAAGAGGTTACGAGGGCTCCCTATCGAGAGTTTTGAGCCCTCCGCTACATCGATATGCATCCCCCTGGATCCTCCCCGAGATGCTGGCTCGTTGAGTACCGCAATGAGATATCGGTCTCGCTCATGAGGGGCGTTACACAGTGAGTACTGCCGAACAAAACCAGGGGCAACATGGACGTCGACATGCGCCCCTGCAGTGAAAGCAGGAAGTTGTCCGCCGTTAGCAGGCATAAGTTCGAAGCTGCAGACACCTTCAGCTTCAGAGATTTTGCGAGATACATAAACTTCGAGCATGAGCGTAACCCCACCGCGAATGTGCAGTGTTTGAAGGCAAGTGGACGTTGAGCCGGATTTACCGACTGAGAGCGGTAAGCGTTGAGATCAGGAAGGGGGAGATAGGAGCAAGCAGGTCACGGCACGGACACCTCTAAGTTTTTAT
This genomic interval from Pseudomonas putida contains the following:
- a CDS encoding PDR/VanB family oxidoreductase; translated protein: MHIDVAEGSKLSIGSPRNLFDLDLTGDRYVLFAGGIGITPILAMAHTLVAEGKRFELHYCGRSIERLAFIGILNEAPFANYVHVHVDDGPSEQRLDAARILANPAQGDQLYVCGPSGFMSHIQSTAKVSGWSDENIHREDFAAPSQVLEGDQPFEIELSRSGRVIQVPAQKSALEALLEHDVEIETSCEQGICGACVTRVLAGEPDHRDQFMNATEHARNDSFTPCCSRSRSPRLVLDL